A single genomic interval of Bradyrhizobium sp. AZCC 1693 harbors:
- a CDS encoding molybdopterin molybdotransferase MoeA, with product MALMPVADALAAILAGAEPLPEEMVALDAAYHRVLARDVAARRTQPPQAMSAMDGYAVRAADAADLSARLKVIGEVAAGRPFERKVGRGEAVRIFTGGVIPDGADAVIIQEDTGVDGDHITITDAAVSGRHIRPAGVDFSEGDVLLKRGRRLADRDLSLAAGMNYPELAVHRRPKVAVLATGDELVMPGSTPGPGQIVYSNGYGIRALARAEGAEVLDLGIAADTVAATAQGIRRARELEADILITMGGASVGDHDLVKRSLEAEGTAMAFWRIAMRPGKPMMHGRLGAMRVIGLPGNPVSSYVCGFLFLVPLIRALSGRDTVHHPREGAELGRDLAANDQREDYLRARLEAREDGTLIAVPVNHQDSSLLGNLAAARALVIRPPFAPAAAKGSRCELLRLPE from the coding sequence AGATGGTGGCGCTCGATGCCGCCTATCATCGCGTGCTGGCGCGCGACGTCGCGGCACGGCGGACGCAACCGCCGCAGGCGATGTCGGCGATGGACGGCTATGCGGTGCGCGCGGCGGATGCCGCCGACCTCAGCGCGCGGCTGAAGGTGATCGGCGAGGTCGCGGCCGGCCGCCCGTTCGAGCGCAAGGTCGGCCGAGGCGAAGCGGTGCGGATCTTCACCGGCGGCGTGATCCCTGATGGCGCCGATGCCGTCATCATCCAGGAAGACACCGGCGTCGACGGCGATCATATCACCATCACGGACGCCGCCGTTTCTGGCCGGCATATCCGGCCCGCCGGCGTCGATTTCAGTGAAGGCGACGTCTTGCTCAAGCGAGGGCGCCGGCTCGCCGACCGCGATTTGTCGCTCGCCGCCGGCATGAACTATCCGGAGCTAGCGGTGCACCGCCGCCCAAAGGTCGCCGTGCTTGCGACCGGCGACGAGCTGGTGATGCCGGGGTCGACCCCGGGCCCGGGCCAGATCGTCTATTCGAACGGCTACGGAATCCGTGCGCTGGCGCGCGCCGAGGGCGCCGAGGTCCTCGATCTCGGGATCGCCGCCGACACGGTCGCCGCCACCGCGCAAGGCATCCGCCGCGCCCGCGAGCTTGAAGCAGATATCCTGATCACCATGGGCGGGGCCTCGGTCGGCGACCATGACCTGGTCAAGCGGTCGCTGGAGGCCGAGGGCACGGCGATGGCGTTCTGGCGCATAGCGATGCGGCCGGGCAAGCCGATGATGCATGGCAGGCTGGGTGCAATGCGGGTGATCGGCCTGCCCGGCAATCCCGTCTCCTCCTATGTCTGCGGCTTCCTGTTTCTGGTGCCGTTGATTCGTGCATTATCGGGCCGCGACACCGTCCATCATCCGCGCGAAGGCGCCGAACTGGGGCGCGATCTCGCCGCCAACGACCAGCGCGAGGACTATCTTCGGGCCCGCCTAGAAGCGCGCGAAGACGGCACCCTGATCGCGGTTCCGGTGAACCACCAGGACTCATCGCTATTGGGGAATCTCGCTGCGGCACGGGCACTTGTGATACGTCCGCCGTTCGCGCCGGCTGCGGCAAAGGGTTCGCGTTGCGAGCTGCTCCGGCTGCCGGAATGA
- the lexA gene encoding transcriptional repressor LexA, which translates to MLTRKQYELLRFINERLKEAGVPPSFDEMKDALDLRSKSGIHRLITALEERGFIRRLPNRARAIEVIKLPELAAAGNGRRGFTPSVIEGTLGKRTVSAPATEDDGNRPVAVPVMGRIAAGTPIEALQTRSHTISVPPDMLGSGEHYALEVRGDSMVDAGILDGDMALIQRNETADTGDIVVALIDEEEATLKRFRRRGASIALEPANTAYEVRILPPNRVRIQGKLIGLYRKY; encoded by the coding sequence ATGCTTACGCGCAAACAGTATGAACTTCTGCGTTTCATCAATGAACGGTTGAAGGAAGCCGGCGTACCGCCCTCCTTCGACGAGATGAAGGACGCGCTCGACCTGCGCTCGAAATCCGGAATCCACCGTCTCATTACGGCACTGGAGGAGCGCGGCTTCATCCGCCGCCTGCCCAACCGCGCCCGCGCCATCGAAGTCATCAAGCTGCCGGAGCTGGCTGCCGCCGGCAACGGCCGCCGCGGCTTCACGCCGAGCGTCATCGAAGGCACGCTCGGCAAGCGCACGGTGAGCGCGCCGGCCACCGAGGACGACGGCAACCGCCCGGTCGCCGTGCCCGTGATGGGCCGGATCGCCGCCGGTACGCCGATCGAGGCGCTGCAGACCCGCAGCCACACCATCAGCGTGCCGCCCGATATGCTCGGCTCCGGCGAGCATTACGCGCTCGAAGTGCGCGGCGATTCCATGGTGGATGCCGGCATTCTCGACGGCGACATGGCGCTGATCCAGCGCAACGAGACCGCCGACACCGGCGACATCGTGGTGGCGCTGATCGACGAGGAGGAAGCCACCCTGAAGCGCTTCCGCCGCCGCGGCGCCTCGATTGCGCTGGAGCCCGCCAACACCGCCTATGAAGTGCGCATCCTGCCGCCGAACCGGGTCCGGATTCAGGGCAAGCTGATCGGGCTGTACCGAAAATATTGA